CAGCATGGTCCGTCATCCCCTCTACGGCGGCGTGGTTTTTCTGGCGATCGCCTATGGCTTTTGGCAATGGAGTTTGACCCATTTAATCGGAGCAGTGGTGTTATTTATATTTTTTAATCTCAAAGCTAATCGGGAAGAAATTTGGCTCCAAGATAAATTTAACGACTATGGCAATTATCGAGACCAGGTGAAAAAGCTGATTCCTTGGCTTTATTAAAGGAATATGAAGAAAAATATGGGAAAAAACTATGTGGGATGAAAGATTTAGCCAGTCAGAATATGTTTACGGTACAGAACCGAATGATTTTTTGGTCAGTGTGGCCAATCAAATTCCCCAGGGAAAAATTCTTTGTTTAGCAGAAGGAGAAGGTCGTAATGCTTGTTTTTTAGCAAGTTTGGGTTATGAAGTGACCGCGGTGGATCAATCTTCGGTCGGTTTAGCCAAAGCAAAACAATTAGCCCAGGAAAAAGGTGTAAAAATTACCACTGTCCAGAGTAATTTAGCCGATTTTGACATTGTCGCGGATGCCTGGGAAGGCATTGTTTCCATTTTTTGCCATTTACCTTCTAGTTTAAGACAACAACTTTATCCCAAAGTTTATCAAGGCTTAAAACCTGGTGGAGTGTTTATTTTAGAAGGTTTTGCTCCAGAACAATTACAATACAACACCGGTGGCCCAAAGGATTTAGATCTATTGCCTAAGTTGGAAACGTTGCAGAGTGAATTGCCGAGTTTGAATTGGCTAATTGCCAACAATTTGGAACGAAATTTAGATGAGGGAGCTTACCATCAAGGGAAAGCCGCCCTAATTCAGCTATTGGGACAAAAGTAAACCACAATCGAATTTAATTATTCCATTTCCATGGCATCAATTGTTTTCCGCTACCTTACTGTTCTCGTTTTTTCTCTTTGCTTAATGGGGTTTTTTTCCCCGCCGACCCTGGCGGCAGGTTCTCCTCCCTTGCTGAATTCAGAGCTCAATCCCCAGACTCAAACAATGGATTTGGCGATCGATAGCTTTTTAGATTCTATCCCTGCCAATTATTATGCTATTCGTACACCGGCAGCCCTGAAAAAACGATTAGATGATGCAAAAACTACCTTAGTGGATGTGAGGGAAGTTAAGGAATATCAAGCTGGACATATTCCCGGAGCAATCAATATTCCCTTGCGGACTTTAAGCCATAATCTGGCACAGATTCCCCCAGACAGAAAGGTTATTTTTTACTGTTCCACTGGCTACCGTTCCGCCATGGCGATGATGGCTTTAAACCTTTTAGGCTACGAAAATGTTCTGGCATTTTCTCCTAGTTTTACTGGCTGGCAAGCGGCAGGGGAAGCAATTGCCAAAGCTTGATTAATGAATCCGACGAAATCTTCCTTTGTGCATAGTTAAATTACCCCCTTAACAAAAATTTATTGTTATAATAAAAAAAGTAAAGACAAGAAGAATAGTTTCAATATTTTATCCTTTACTTAATTGCGTAAGGATTTCAATTAATCTTAGGAAGAAATTTTTCCATCCCCCATACGGAGATTATAATCATGGCTACTAACATGGGTTCCATTGATCGTTTGATTCGCTTAGTTATTGCTTCAGCTCTGCTCTATCTTGGTCTTTTTTTCTACTCCGGCACTAGCCTGGGACTTGGACTTACTGCCGGAGGCGGATTGATGCTATTTTCCGCTACTTTTGGCTTTTGTGGGCTGTATAAATTGCTCGGCATTAGCACCAAATAGATCCGTATTTTGACTGTTACTGCTCACATTGTTTTGTTCTTTTCTCACCCTATTTAGCACTAATTTAATCATGGATAACACACAGGCGATCGCCCCCCCTTCCTATTCCCGTCGTCAATTACTCAACTTTTTAGCTGGCACCACCGTTGCTGTCACCGCCAGTGCAGGAGCCTACGCCATGGGGAAATTCTTTGTGCCCCCGGCTGAAAAAGGTGGAGCCGGAGGAGGCATTATTGCCAAGGATGTTTTGGGTAACCCCATCCCTGCTTCCCAAATTTTGGCGGAAGCTCCCG
The genomic region above belongs to Synechocystis sp. PCC 6803 substr. PCC-P and contains:
- a CDS encoding cyclopropane-fatty-acyl-phospholipid synthase family protein — translated: MWDERFSQSEYVYGTEPNDFLVSVANQIPQGKILCLAEGEGRNACFLASLGYEVTAVDQSSVGLAKAKQLAQEKGVKITTVQSNLADFDIVADAWEGIVSIFCHLPSSLRQQLYPKVYQGLKPGGVFILEGFAPEQLQYNTGGPKDLDLLPKLETLQSELPSLNWLIANNLERNLDEGAYHQGKAALIQLLGQK
- a CDS encoding rhodanese-like domain-containing protein, which gives rise to MASIVFRYLTVLVFSLCLMGFFSPPTLAAGSPPLLNSELNPQTQTMDLAIDSFLDSIPANYYAIRTPAALKKRLDDAKTTLVDVREVKEYQAGHIPGAINIPLRTLSHNLAQIPPDRKVIFYCSTGYRSAMAMMALNLLGYENVLAFSPSFTGWQAAGEAIAKA
- a CDS encoding DUF2892 domain-containing protein, which encodes MATNMGSIDRLIRLVIASALLYLGLFFYSGTSLGLGLTAGGGLMLFSATFGFCGLYKLLGISTK